The window TGAGTATAAAAATACATAGTCCACAACAGAATGCTTTTTGCCCCAGCCGTTTCCTCGCAATGCACAGCATTCTCTGTGCTGCCCCAATAGCTGTTGTGCGGGTAATCTGTTTATCAGGTTTTGATGCCATAGTCTCATGTTAATTTTCCTCTTCCTTAAAAATATTTGAATCTTCTAAATATTTATTAGGATATTTTTTTAGCAAGGTTAAAAGATAGATTAAAATTTCTTTTTTATTTATTTTTCCGTATTTATATAGTTCAATCATATTTAAAAATTTTTCTTTTGCGTTTTTTTCTGCGCAATTTTTAAAATAGCCCCATATGTGCTGAAGGGAATTGATTACTTCTTTTGGGTTTTCTTCAAGTTTAATGGCTTGATCAATTAGGAGCTGCACTTCATCAGGGGCTATGTCTTCTTTTTTTAAAAGAGCTCTTATATCCTTATAAATTTTTTGAGACTTGCTTAAAACCAAATACTTGTTTTGCGCCCAGAGCTTTTGGCTGATTTTTTTATTATCATTCATTAATCTTATCTTTAAAGCTTAACTGTAGCATGGGATTCATTTTTTTTCAAGCATTTTTTCACAAAATTCCATATTTTTGTATATAGTTTCGCCGATTGACAAAGGCTTCCATAATAAATAAAATTAAGGCCGATGAAAACGAATAATTTGATAAGCAATTTTCACACCCATACTTATTTGTGTAAACATGCTGAAGGGAAGCCGATCGATTATGTAAAAGAAGCGATTAAGGCCGGCTGTTCAGCCTTAGGTTTTTCAGACCATTGTCCCTATCCCGATTCTTCGTGGGATTATTGCCGTATGGGGGAATATGAGGTAAATCTCTATAAGAGCATGGTAGAAGAAGCTGCCATTGATGCGCCTTTTCCCGTATATTTCGGTTTTGAGTGCGAATGGCATCCCCGCTATAAGAGCTGGTACAAGGATTTTTTGAGGGAGGAACTGAAGTCCGATTTTTTGGTTTTAGGTTCTCACTGGTATGATGTAGACGGCCGCTTGGAATATGCGCCGACCCTTACAAAAAAGGAGCTTTTCGGTTACATTGATTTTACGATTGAAGGAATGTCATCAGGTCTTTATAATTTTTTAGCCCATCCCGATCTTTTTTTAGCTGATGTTTCAAATATAGATTCAGACCATCTGGCCTGTTCAAGGGCCTTAATTCAGGCGGCAATTGATCTTGATGTGCCTATAGAAATAAACGGCTACGGTACTTTTAAAAGAAAAATTGTACGTGCCGGACGCGATGAGTTTATTTATCCGGTTAGGCAATTTTGGGAACTTGCTTCAGATATGGGGGCAAGGATTATATGTAATTCTGATGCTCATTTCCCCAAGCATACTATTTTGGGCTGCAGGAATGCAATGGCTTTTGCGGCGAGTCTGGGGATTAAGGTTCAAGATACTGCCGAAGCCCTAGGTTTCCGGAGTATCAATGGATAAGGAAACTTTGAGAGCTCTTCATGTTATAGTCAAAGGAAGGGTTCAAGGTGTGGGCTTCAGGTATTGGACCCGTTCTCTTGCAAAGAGCCTCAATGTAAAGGGACGGGTTCGAAACCTTGCCGATTACTCTGTTGAAATTATTGCCGAAGCCGATACCGATACTTTGGGAGAATTCGTTTATGCTCTCAAGCACGAGCATCCTTATGCCCGTGTTGAAAGCCTAAATTCAGAAGAGGTAAGGGCTCGAGGTTATACAGACTTTCGGATTGAAGTATAACAAAACTAAACCTGCCCTATAAAGTTTAAAAAAAATTATTCTACCTTATCGTACTTTTCTCCGCGGGTAACCTTTCCCATCATAAGCCATGCGAGGAGGAAAAAACATGCACAGTATACAAAGACTGCTCTGTGCCCTGCAAAGTCGATTATAAGACCTGCAAGGAAGGGGGCCAGTATTGCAGCTC of the Treponema denticola ATCC 35405 genome contains:
- a CDS encoding YbgA family protein — its product is MNDNKKISQKLWAQNKYLVLSKSQKIYKDIRALLKKEDIAPDEVQLLIDQAIKLEENPKEVINSLQHIWGYFKNCAEKNAKEKFLNMIELYKYGKINKKEILIYLLTLLKKYPNKYLEDSNIFKEEEN
- a CDS encoding PHP domain-containing protein — its product is MKTNNLISNFHTHTYLCKHAEGKPIDYVKEAIKAGCSALGFSDHCPYPDSSWDYCRMGEYEVNLYKSMVEEAAIDAPFPVYFGFECEWHPRYKSWYKDFLREELKSDFLVLGSHWYDVDGRLEYAPTLTKKELFGYIDFTIEGMSSGLYNFLAHPDLFLADVSNIDSDHLACSRALIQAAIDLDVPIEINGYGTFKRKIVRAGRDEFIYPVRQFWELASDMGARIICNSDAHFPKHTILGCRNAMAFAASLGIKVQDTAEALGFRSING
- a CDS encoding acylphosphatase, yielding MDKETLRALHVIVKGRVQGVGFRYWTRSLAKSLNVKGRVRNLADYSVEIIAEADTDTLGEFVYALKHEHPYARVESLNSEEVRARGYTDFRIEV